A stretch of the Macaca thibetana thibetana isolate TM-01 chromosome X, ASM2454274v1, whole genome shotgun sequence genome encodes the following:
- the PLAC1 gene encoding placenta-specific protein 1, translating to MKVFKFIGVMILLTSAFSACSGQSPMTVLCSIDWFMVTVHPFMLNNDVCVHFHELHLGLGCPPNHVQPHAYQFTYRVTECGIRVKAVSQDMVIYSTEIHYSSKGTPSKFVIPVSCAAPLKSPWLTKPCSMTVASQSRAIAQKDEKCYEVFSLSQSSQRPNCDCPPCVFNEEEHTQDPCHQAGAQEAQPLQPSHFLDISEDWSLYADDMIGSM from the coding sequence ATGAAAGTTTTTAAGTTCATAGGAGTGATGATCCTCCTCACCTCTGCGTTTTCCGCCTGTTCAGGACAAAGTCCAATGACTGTGCTGTGCTCCATAGACTGGTTCATGGTCACAGtgcaccccttcatgctaaacaaCGATGTGTGTGTACACTTTCATGAGCTACACTTGGGCCTGGGTTGTCCCCCAAACCATGTTCAGCCACACGCCTATCAGTTCACCTACCGTGTTACTGAATGTGGCATCAGGGTCAAAGCTGTCTCTCAGGACATGGTTATCTACAGCACTGAAATACACTACTCTTCTAAGGGCACGCCATCTAAGTTTGTGATCCCAGTGTCATGTGCTGCACCCCTAAAGTCCCCATGGCTCACCAAGCCCTGCTCCATGACAGTAGCCAGCCAGAGCAGGGCCATAGCCCAGAAGGATGAGAAATGCTACGAGGTATTCAGCTTGTCACAGTCCAGCCAAAGGCCCAATTGCGACTGTCCACCTTGTGTCTTCAATGAAGAAGAACATACCCAGGACCCTTGTCACCAAGCAGGGGCTCAGGAGGCCCAACCTCTGCAGCCATCTCACTTTCTCGATATTTCTGAGGATTGGTCTCTTTACGCAGATGATATGATTGGGTCCATGTGA